The Fusobacterium varium genome includes the window GCCGATCTAAATGTATCTATTAACTCTTTCCACTTTCTTTCATCCTCTACCCCCTTTTTCCAACCGACATAATACACATCTATCGCCTTTCCCAACTGATGCTGTGATCTATTTTTCACCCCATCGATTTTAGTTGTCCCCAGCCTGTAATACTCCTGTTGTTTTTCTTGTGTTCTCACCCCTTCATTGACGAAAAAATCCACCTTTGAAATAGCCAAAACATACCCTACTAACATATTTAATCTATAATCAACAAATCTTAAATTCTCCTTTGTTCTCTCACTAGCTCTATTCATATTCCCCCCTTAAACCTAAAATAAAAAGGGATAACCAGCCCCCATTGGTTACCCCCATTCCCCACTTTTTTATACAACTGGATTATTAGTTATATAGTATTCATAAGCAGAAAGTAGATCTTTTTGTTTAGCAATTG containing:
- a CDS encoding M15 family metallopeptidase — encoded protein: MNRASERTKENLRFVDYRLNMLVGYVLAISKVDFFVNEGVRTQEKQQEYYRLGTTKIDGVKNRSQHQLGKAIDVYYVGWKKGVEDERKWKELIDTFRSAGVKLGIKLTFGYDWGWDKPHIEIDEKE